From one Rhodovulum sp. ES.010 genomic stretch:
- the dapD gene encoding 2,3,4,5-tetrahydropyridine-2,6-dicarboxylate N-succinyltransferase, translated as MSHAQLEAAIEAAWEARDTITPSTGGETREAIENTLNALDSGELRVAERQENGDWHVNQWAKKAVLLGFRLKDMEQQDGGPQGGHWWDKVDSKFKGWGDNEWKAAGFRAVPNCIVRKSAYIAPGVVLMPSFVNLGAYVDAGTMVDTWATVGSCAQIGKNVHLSGGVGIGGVLEPMQAGPTIIEDNCFIGARSEVVEGCIVREGAVLGMGVFIGKSTKIVDRETGEVIYGEVPPYSVVVSGSLPSKGGVNLYCAVIVKRVDEKTRSKVGINELLRD; from the coding sequence ATGTCCCACGCCCAGCTCGAAGCCGCCATCGAAGCCGCCTGGGAGGCGCGCGACACGATCACGCCCTCCACGGGCGGCGAGACGCGCGAGGCGATCGAGAACACGCTGAACGCGCTCGACAGCGGCGAACTGCGCGTGGCCGAACGGCAGGAAAACGGCGACTGGCACGTGAACCAGTGGGCCAAGAAGGCGGTGCTTCTGGGCTTTCGGCTGAAAGACATGGAACAGCAGGACGGCGGCCCCCAAGGCGGCCACTGGTGGGACAAGGTCGACTCGAAGTTCAAGGGCTGGGGCGACAACGAGTGGAAGGCCGCGGGCTTCCGCGCGGTGCCCAACTGCATCGTCCGCAAATCCGCCTATATCGCGCCGGGCGTCGTGCTGATGCCCTCCTTCGTCAATCTCGGCGCCTATGTGGACGCGGGCACGATGGTCGACACCTGGGCCACCGTCGGGTCCTGCGCCCAGATCGGCAAGAACGTGCATCTCTCGGGCGGCGTGGGCATCGGCGGCGTGCTGGAACCGATGCAGGCCGGTCCCACGATCATCGAGGACAACTGCTTCATCGGCGCCCGCTCCGAGGTGGTCGAGGGCTGCATCGTGCGCGAGGGCGCGGTCCTCGGAATGGGCGTCTTCATCGGCAAATCGACCAAGATCGTCGATCGCGAGACCGGCGAGGTGATCTACGGCGAGGTGCCGCCCTACTCGGTCGTGGTCTCGGGCTCGCTGCCCTCCAAGGGCGGCGTGAACCTCTACTGCGCGGTGATCGTCAAGCGGGTGGACGAGAAGACCCGCTCCAAGGTCGGCATCAACGAGCTGTTGCGTGACTGA
- a CDS encoding TIGR00730 family Rossman fold protein, with amino-acid sequence MTDDACRPFRDAQKDVETVREIPDTPQTRAPAYRLAFADPEFLWRDELRPVRLQLELLKPELLMREFGIESTIVLFGSARIPEEARRVEAATETLGRYARYYEEARRFARLMTEKSQTNGRHHVIVTGGGPGIMEAGNRGAAEAGGVSIGLNIVLPHEQAPNEYVTPDLCFNFHYFGIRKMHFLLRASAIAIFPGGFGTLDEMFEALTLIQTDRMDPVPFLLFGREFWERIINWEALAEVGTISREDLDLFTYVETAEEAVAAIENWQPPRKTDEAYGT; translated from the coding sequence ATGACCGACGACGCCTGCCGCCCGTTCCGAGATGCCCAGAAGGATGTCGAGACCGTTCGCGAGATCCCGGACACGCCGCAGACGCGGGCGCCGGCCTACCGGCTCGCCTTTGCCGACCCCGAGTTCCTCTGGCGCGACGAGTTGCGCCCGGTGCGGCTGCAGCTCGAACTCCTGAAGCCCGAACTCCTGATGAGAGAGTTCGGCATCGAGAGCACGATCGTGCTGTTCGGTTCGGCGCGCATCCCCGAAGAGGCCAGGCGCGTCGAGGCGGCGACCGAAACCCTGGGGCGATATGCCAGGTATTACGAGGAGGCGCGCCGTTTCGCGCGTCTCATGACCGAAAAGAGCCAGACCAACGGCCGCCACCATGTCATCGTCACGGGCGGCGGCCCAGGCATCATGGAGGCGGGCAACCGCGGCGCGGCCGAGGCCGGCGGCGTGTCGATCGGGCTGAACATCGTGTTGCCGCACGAGCAGGCGCCGAACGAGTACGTCACGCCGGATTTGTGCTTCAACTTCCACTATTTCGGCATCCGCAAGATGCATTTCCTGCTGCGCGCCTCGGCCATCGCGATCTTTCCCGGCGGCTTCGGCACGCTGGACGAGATGTTCGAGGCGCTGACCCTGATTCAGACCGACCGGATGGACCCGGTGCCCTTCCTGCTGTTCGGGCGGGAGTTCTGGGAGCGGATCATCAACTGGGAGGCGCTGGCCGAGGTCGGCACGATTTCTCGCGAGGATCTGGACCTGTTCACCTATGTCGAGACGGCGGAGGAGGCCGTGGCGGCGATCGAGAACTGGCAACCTCCGCGCAAGACCGACGAGGCCTACGGGACCTGA
- the rlmN gene encoding 23S rRNA (adenine(2503)-C(2))-methyltransferase RlmN, with protein MTASPPITPEAMPIPRKTPEAGRRNLVGLTRPQLRAALIEAGTPEKQAKMREAQVWQWVYQKGVRAFDAMTNLARDYRARLKDHFVIEVPEVVSRNVSADGTRKYLVRIAGGHEVEVVYIPEDGRGTLCISSQVGCTLTCTFCHTGTQRLVRNLTAGEIVGQIMLARDDLGEWPEPGQPKDETRLISNIVLMGMGEPLYNFESVRDAMQIAMDGEGISLSRRRITLSTSGIVPEIGRTATEIGCMLAVSLHATTDELRNTLVPINRKYPLAQLFDALRAYPKLSNSERITFEYVMLKDVNDSDADARRLVKLIAGIPAKINLIPFNEWPGSPYERSDWERIEGFADILYKAGYASPIRTPRGEDIMAACGQLKSATERARKSRFEIAAEAGLPQPERVVRRPNAPDVH; from the coding sequence ATGACCGCGAGCCCGCCGATCACGCCCGAGGCGATGCCGATTCCCCGCAAGACCCCCGAGGCCGGGCGCCGCAATCTCGTGGGCCTGACGCGGCCGCAGTTGCGCGCCGCGCTGATCGAGGCCGGCACCCCCGAGAAACAGGCGAAGATGCGCGAGGCGCAGGTCTGGCAGTGGGTCTACCAGAAGGGCGTGCGCGCCTTCGACGCGATGACCAACCTCGCCAGGGACTACCGTGCCCGGCTGAAAGACCATTTCGTCATCGAGGTACCCGAGGTCGTCTCGCGCAACGTCTCGGCCGACGGCACGCGCAAGTACCTGGTGCGGATCGCCGGCGGCCACGAGGTGGAGGTGGTTTACATCCCCGAGGACGGGCGCGGCACGCTGTGCATTTCCAGCCAGGTGGGCTGCACGCTGACCTGCACCTTCTGCCATACCGGCACCCAGCGGCTGGTGCGCAACCTGACCGCGGGCGAGATCGTCGGCCAGATCATGCTGGCCCGCGACGACCTGGGCGAATGGCCCGAGCCCGGCCAGCCCAAGGACGAGACGCGGCTGATTTCCAACATCGTGCTGATGGGCATGGGCGAACCGCTCTACAATTTCGAGTCGGTGCGCGACGCGATGCAGATCGCGATGGATGGCGAGGGCATTTCGCTTTCGCGCCGCCGCATCACGCTCTCCACCTCGGGCATCGTGCCCGAGATCGGTCGCACCGCGACCGAGATCGGCTGCATGCTGGCGGTATCCCTGCACGCCACCACCGACGAGCTGCGCAACACGCTGGTACCGATCAACCGGAAGTACCCGCTGGCGCAGTTGTTCGACGCGCTCCGCGCCTACCCCAAGCTGTCGAATTCCGAACGCATCACCTTCGAATACGTGATGCTGAAGGACGTCAACGACAGCGACGCCGATGCGCGCCGGCTGGTCAAGCTGATCGCCGGCATCCCCGCCAAGATCAACCTGATCCCGTTCAACGAGTGGCCCGGTTCCCCGTATGAACGCTCCGACTGGGAGCGAATCGAGGGCTTTGCCGACATCCTGTACAAGGCCGGATACGCCAGCCCGATCCGTACGCCCCGCGGCGAGGACATCATGGCCGCGTGCGGCCAATTGAAATCGGCCACCGAACGCGCCCGCAAGTCGCGTTTCGAGATCGCCGCAGAGGCGGGCCTGCCCCAGCCAGAACGCGTCGTCCGCCGCCCCAATGCGCCGGACGTGCACTGA
- a CDS encoding invasion associated locus B family protein — MTSPIRTALLGGVMALAGWGAQAQEESTNNVAVKTDWNVFVESDPTECWGVSPPKETVNSRDGRVVEVRRGEILLFVSFRPGSGVAGEVSFRGGYPFADGSTVKVEIGDSAFELFTQNVEESGEMTGYAWPASKEDDARLLAAMKRGAEAVVTGVSSRGTTTKDTFSLMGFTAAMDEAEQRCGGN, encoded by the coding sequence ATGACATCCCCGATACGAACGGCCCTTCTGGGCGGGGTGATGGCGCTTGCGGGCTGGGGGGCCCAGGCGCAGGAGGAATCGACCAACAACGTCGCGGTCAAGACCGACTGGAACGTCTTCGTCGAGAGCGACCCGACCGAATGCTGGGGCGTGTCGCCGCCCAAGGAAACCGTCAACAGCCGCGACGGCCGCGTGGTGGAGGTTCGCCGCGGCGAGATCCTGCTTTTCGTGAGCTTCCGCCCGGGATCGGGTGTCGCGGGTGAAGTGTCCTTCCGGGGCGGCTATCCCTTCGCCGACGGGTCCACCGTGAAGGTGGAGATCGGCGACAGCGCGTTCGAGCTCTTCACGCAGAACGTCGAGGAGAGCGGCGAGATGACGGGCTATGCCTGGCCGGCCTCCAAGGAAGACGACGCCCGGCTTCTCGCCGCGATGAAGCGCGGCGCCGAAGCGGTCGTGACCGGTGTCTCGTCACGCGGGACGACGACCAAGGACACCTTCTCGCTGATGGGCTTCACCGCCGCGATGGACGAGGCCGAGCAGCGCTGCGGCGGCAACTGA
- a CDS encoding asparaginase — MAGAVEMVEVWRGDMAESRHRGHAVVCDTDGEIVAAWGDPQAVIYPRSSVKMIQALPLIESGAADAAGLDDGELALACASHEGAPLHVGRVAAWLGRLGFAEADLRCGAQPSRDRAERKRMLIAGEAPSQLHNNCSGKHAGFLTLSRHLGGGSDYNDPDHPVQRAVRAAFEEVTGLESPCHAVDGCSAPNYATTMHGLARAMGFFAGARADAADSRARAAGRLVDAMRAHPDLVAGEGRACTEMMRAMAGRAAVKTGAEGVFVAILPDRCLGVALKIEDGATRASEAAIAGLLAHLGALDRDHPAVRKRLGAPIVNWRGVATGEVRLAFGFA, encoded by the coding sequence ATGGCCGGTGCGGTCGAGATGGTGGAGGTCTGGCGCGGCGACATGGCCGAGTCGCGCCATCGCGGGCATGCGGTGGTCTGTGACACCGACGGCGAGATCGTCGCGGCCTGGGGCGACCCGCAGGCGGTGATCTACCCGCGTTCCTCGGTCAAGATGATCCAGGCCCTGCCGCTGATCGAGAGCGGCGCGGCCGATGCCGCCGGGCTGGACGACGGGGAACTCGCGCTGGCCTGCGCCTCGCACGAGGGCGCGCCGCTGCACGTGGGCCGCGTGGCGGCCTGGCTCGGCCGCCTGGGTTTTGCCGAGGCCGATCTGCGCTGCGGCGCGCAGCCCAGCCGCGACCGCGCCGAGCGCAAGCGCATGTTGATCGCCGGTGAGGCGCCCAGCCAGTTGCACAACAACTGTTCGGGCAAGCATGCGGGCTTTCTCACGCTCTCGCGGCATCTGGGCGGAGGGTCGGACTACAACGACCCCGACCACCCGGTGCAGCGCGCCGTTCGGGCGGCCTTCGAGGAGGTGACCGGTCTGGAGAGCCCGTGCCACGCCGTCGATGGCTGTTCCGCCCCGAATTATGCCACGACGATGCACGGGCTGGCCCGCGCGATGGGCTTTTTCGCCGGCGCGCGCGCCGACGCGGCCGACAGCCGCGCGCGGGCCGCCGGGCGGCTGGTCGATGCGATGCGGGCCCATCCCGACCTTGTCGCGGGCGAGGGCCGCGCCTGCACGGAGATGATGCGCGCCATGGCGGGTCGCGCCGCCGTCAAGACCGGGGCGGAGGGGGTTTTCGTGGCGATCCTGCCGGACCGGTGTCTGGGCGTGGCGCTCAAGATCGAAGATGGCGCGACGCGGGCCTCGGAGGCCGCCATTGCCGGGCTTCTGGCCCATCTCGGCGCGCTCGACCGCGATCATCCCGCGGTGCGCAAGCGGCTTGGCGCGCCTATCGTCAACTGGCGCGGGGTCGCGACGGGGGAGGTCCGGCTCGCGTTCGGCTTCGCCTGA
- a CDS encoding aspartate aminotransferase family protein produces MSETLLERRARLMGPNVPTFYAEPLHLVRGEGVWLWDADGRRYLDCYNNVPHVGHCHPRVVEAIARQAATLNTHTRYLHEGILDYIARLTATMGQELTQAIMVCTGSEANDVAIRMAQAATGATGLIATDNTYHGNTAAVSHLSTRRPPIGGYPAHVRLVPAPESLAPLGGSREGQARAFAENVARAIADLEEAGHGFAGFMLCPFFANEGFPMLDKGFLDPTVAVIRRAGGLVVADEVQPGFGRLGDAFWGHAALGFAPDVVTLGKPMANGHPVGAVVTRPDIMEAFRSAFGYFNTFGGNPVSAAAAMATLEVIEQERLMDNARAVGDHALERLRDLRHPMLAEVRGKGLFLGAEFVHEDGTPASGFVESLVERMRARGILLNRIGRAMNTLKIRPPLPFSRENADLMVDTLAEVLAETEVPA; encoded by the coding sequence ATGAGCGAAACCCTACTCGAACGCCGCGCCCGGCTGATGGGCCCGAACGTGCCGACCTTCTATGCCGAGCCGCTGCACCTGGTGCGCGGCGAGGGCGTGTGGCTCTGGGATGCGGACGGGCGCCGGTATCTGGATTGCTACAACAACGTGCCCCATGTCGGCCACTGCCACCCCAGGGTGGTCGAGGCGATCGCCCGGCAGGCGGCGACGCTGAACACGCACACCCGCTACCTGCACGAGGGCATCCTCGACTATATCGCGCGGCTGACGGCCACGATGGGCCAGGAGCTGACCCAGGCGATCATGGTCTGCACCGGGTCCGAGGCGAACGACGTGGCGATCCGCATGGCGCAGGCCGCGACCGGGGCCACGGGGCTGATCGCGACCGACAACACATATCATGGAAACACGGCTGCGGTGAGCCACCTGTCGACGCGCCGCCCGCCGATCGGCGGCTATCCCGCGCATGTCCGGCTGGTGCCCGCGCCCGAAAGCCTGGCGCCGCTGGGCGGAAGCCGGGAGGGTCAGGCGCGGGCCTTCGCCGAAAACGTCGCGCGGGCCATAGCGGACCTCGAGGAGGCCGGTCACGGCTTTGCCGGGTTCATGCTGTGCCCGTTCTTCGCCAACGAGGGCTTTCCGATGCTCGACAAGGGGTTCCTCGATCCCACCGTGGCGGTGATCCGGCGTGCCGGCGGGCTTGTGGTTGCCGACGAGGTGCAGCCCGGCTTCGGGCGGTTGGGCGATGCGTTCTGGGGGCACGCGGCGCTGGGCTTCGCGCCGGATGTGGTGACGCTGGGCAAGCCCATGGCGAATGGCCATCCCGTGGGCGCGGTCGTGACCCGGCCCGACATCATGGAGGCGTTCCGGAGCGCGTTCGGCTATTTCAATACCTTCGGCGGCAATCCTGTCTCGGCGGCGGCGGCGATGGCCACGCTCGAGGTGATCGAGCAAGAGAGGCTTATGGACAACGCGCGTGCCGTGGGGGACCACGCGCTGGAGCGTCTGCGCGACTTGCGCCACCCGATGCTGGCCGAGGTTCGGGGAAAGGGACTTTTCCTCGGGGCGGAGTTCGTCCACGAGGACGGAACCCCCGCCTCCGGTTTCGTCGAGTCGCTGGTCGAGCGGATGCGGGCGCGCGGCATCCTGCTGAACCGGATCGGGCGTGCGATGAACACGCTCAAGATCCGCCCGCCCCTGCCGTTCTCGCGCGAGAACGCAGACCTCATGGTCGACACGCTGGCCGAGGTGCTGGCCGAAACGGAGGTGCCCGCGTGA
- a CDS encoding phosphotransferase enzyme family protein yields the protein MTEEEALELAQEAVTHWAGCEGPRLISHRENAVFAMVLPRAERGVLRLHRRGYQSEEAIRSELWWMEALAAAGLSVPRPQRTDDGALLAQLADGRISSVLGWVAGDPLGEGGEPLAGSPDDQMRRYASAGRAIAQLHVATDRLHLPPSFTRPHWDIEGLLGPAPFWGRFWDHPSASEQEAILLQEARRFARERLSDYAAQGADQGLIHADLLRENILFDGHQAHLIDFDDCGFGFRLYDLGTALSQNLEEPALDRIATGLVEGYGTLRPLTDDDVAMLPVFVMLRTLASVGWTMPRLAPGDPRIRGYLNRAVRTAHAVLEGQRLFRVH from the coding sequence GTGACCGAAGAGGAAGCGTTGGAACTGGCCCAGGAGGCCGTCACGCATTGGGCGGGGTGCGAAGGCCCGCGCCTGATCTCCCACCGGGAGAACGCGGTCTTCGCGATGGTCCTTCCCCGGGCAGAGCGCGGCGTTCTGCGTCTTCACCGCCGGGGCTATCAGTCCGAAGAGGCGATCCGGTCCGAACTGTGGTGGATGGAGGCGCTGGCCGCGGCGGGCCTGTCCGTTCCGCGACCCCAGCGCACCGACGACGGGGCGTTGCTGGCCCAGCTTGCCGACGGGCGTATCTCGTCCGTCCTGGGCTGGGTGGCGGGCGATCCGCTGGGCGAGGGCGGCGAACCCCTGGCCGGCAGTCCCGACGACCAGATGCGCCGCTATGCCAGCGCCGGGCGTGCCATCGCCCAGCTGCATGTGGCGACCGACAGGCTGCACCTTCCCCCGAGCTTCACCCGCCCGCATTGGGATATCGAGGGTCTGCTCGGTCCCGCGCCCTTCTGGGGCCGGTTCTGGGACCATCCCTCTGCCAGCGAGCAAGAGGCGATCCTTTTGCAGGAGGCGCGCCGTTTCGCGCGGGAACGGCTGTCCGACTACGCCGCGCAGGGCGCGGACCAGGGGCTGATTCATGCCGACCTCTTGCGCGAGAACATCCTGTTCGACGGCCACCAGGCGCATCTGATCGATTTCGACGATTGCGGCTTCGGTTTCCGGCTCTACGATCTTGGCACCGCGCTGTCCCAGAACCTGGAGGAACCCGCGCTCGACCGGATCGCGACGGGGCTGGTCGAGGGTTATGGAACACTGCGCCCGCTCACCGACGATGATGTGGCCATGCTGCCGGTTTTCGTCATGCTTCGGACTCTGGCCTCGGTCGGATGGACGATGCCGCGGCTTGCGCCGGGCGACCCGCGCATCCGCGGCTATCTCAACCGCGCAGTCCGAACCGCCCACGCGGTTCTGGAGGGGCAGCGGCTGTTTCGGGTGCATTGA
- the pncB gene encoding nicotinate phosphoribosyltransferase encodes MTNVDIATRVYNHKWKIDPIVRSLLDTDFYKLLMCQSVFRNRRDTHVSFSLINRTTEIRLAELIDEGELREQLDHIRTLRLTRGESTWLRGNTFYGKRQMFRPDFMEWYENLQLPPYTLEKRDGQYELTFEGRWPEVMMWEIPALAVLMELRGRAVLAHMGKFELQVLYARAMTKLWEKIQRLRPLEKLKVADFGTRRRHSFLWQDWCVQAMMEGLGDKFVGTSNCLIAMRRDIEAIGTNAHELPMVYAALAETDEELRQAPYRVLADWHEEHDGNLRVILPDTYGTKGFLENAPDWLAGWTGIRIDSGDPVEGAETAIAWWKSRGEDPTQKLIIFSDGLDADVIIDLYERFVGRAKISFGWGTLLTNDFRGLVPDDGLAPFSLVCKAVSANGRPTVKLSDNPNKAMGPADEIERYKRVFHVGAQKAMEVVV; translated from the coding sequence GTGACGAACGTGGATATCGCCACCCGGGTCTATAACCACAAGTGGAAGATCGACCCGATCGTCCGATCCCTTCTCGATACCGATTTCTACAAGCTGTTGATGTGCCAGTCGGTGTTCCGCAACCGGCGCGACACGCATGTCAGCTTTTCCCTGATCAACCGCACGACCGAAATCCGGCTGGCCGAGTTGATCGACGAGGGCGAACTTCGCGAACAGCTCGACCATATACGCACCCTGCGCCTGACCCGCGGAGAAAGCACATGGCTCCGGGGCAACACCTTCTACGGCAAGCGGCAGATGTTCCGCCCCGATTTCATGGAGTGGTACGAGAACCTGCAACTGCCGCCCTACACCCTGGAAAAGCGCGACGGCCAGTACGAGCTGACCTTCGAGGGGCGCTGGCCCGAGGTGATGATGTGGGAAATCCCCGCGCTCGCCGTGCTGATGGAGCTGCGCGGCCGCGCGGTTCTGGCGCATATGGGCAAGTTCGAGCTGCAGGTGCTCTATGCCCGCGCCATGACCAAGCTGTGGGAGAAGATCCAGCGCCTGCGCCCGCTGGAGAAGCTGAAGGTGGCCGATTTCGGCACGCGGCGCCGGCATTCCTTCCTGTGGCAGGACTGGTGCGTGCAGGCGATGATGGAGGGGTTGGGCGACAAGTTCGTCGGCACCTCGAACTGCCTGATCGCGATGCGCCGCGACATCGAGGCGATCGGGACCAACGCGCACGAGCTGCCGATGGTCTATGCCGCGCTGGCCGAGACGGACGAGGAGTTGCGGCAAGCGCCCTATCGCGTGCTCGCCGACTGGCATGAGGAACACGACGGCAACCTGCGGGTCATCCTGCCCGACACCTACGGCACAAAGGGGTTTCTGGAAAACGCGCCCGACTGGCTGGCGGGCTGGACCGGGATCCGAATCGATTCGGGCGACCCGGTCGAGGGCGCCGAGACCGCCATTGCCTGGTGGAAATCGCGCGGCGAGGACCCGACGCAAAAGCTCATCATATTCTCCGACGGGCTGGATGCGGATGTCATCATCGATCTCTACGAACGCTTCGTCGGCAGGGCCAAGATCAGTTTCGGTTGGGGAACGCTGCTGACCAACGATTTCCGCGGGCTCGTGCCCGATGACGGGTTGGCGCCGTTCTCGCTGGTCTGCAAGGCCGTGAGCGCCAATGGGCGACCCACGGTCAAGCTGTCAGACAACCCCAACAAGGCGATGGGGCCCGCCGACGAAATCGAACGCTACAAACGTGTTTTCCACGTGGGCGCGCAGAAGGCGATGGAGGTCGTCGTCTGA
- the pncA gene encoding bifunctional nicotinamidase/pyrazinamidase, producing MRPANEALIVIDVQNDFCTGGALEVPGGEKIVPRVNALMDEFQTRVLTQDWHPADHSSFAENHAGKKPYDVVDMPYGSQILWPVHCVQDSEGAEFHPDLDVSKADHIVRKGFRPEIDSYSAFFENDHETPTGLDDYLSDKGVDHLTLVGLATDFCVLYSALDAVRLGYAVTVLEGATRGIDLNGSLEDARQSMLDANVVLEP from the coding sequence ATGCGACCCGCCAACGAAGCCCTGATCGTGATCGACGTGCAGAACGATTTCTGCACGGGCGGCGCCCTCGAAGTGCCCGGCGGCGAGAAGATCGTTCCGCGCGTCAATGCCCTGATGGACGAGTTCCAGACTCGCGTGCTGACCCAGGATTGGCACCCCGCCGACCACAGTTCGTTCGCCGAGAACCACGCGGGCAAGAAGCCCTATGACGTGGTCGACATGCCCTATGGCTCGCAAATCCTCTGGCCCGTACACTGCGTACAGGACTCGGAGGGCGCCGAATTCCACCCCGATCTCGACGTGTCCAAGGCCGATCACATCGTGCGCAAGGGGTTCCGCCCCGAAATCGACAGCTATTCCGCCTTCTTCGAGAACGACCACGAAACCCCGACCGGCCTCGACGACTACCTGTCCGACAAGGGCGTCGATCACCTGACGCTGGTCGGGCTCGCGACGGATTTCTGCGTGCTCTACTCGGCCCTCGACGCGGTCCGGCTGGGCTATGCGGTCACCGTGCTGGAAGGCGCGACGCGCGGCATCGACCTCAACGGCTCGCTGGAGGATGCCCGCCAATCCATGCTGGACGCGAACGTGGTGCTGGAACCGTGA
- a CDS encoding rhodanese-related sulfurtransferase — MFTVAALYRFTRFENPEILRAPLLEACTAAGVCGTLLLAREGINGTIAGPRAGVDAVLGHIRCLPGCADLRWTESVARERPFGRMKVRLKREIVTMGQPHVGPGASVGRYVEPRDWNALVRAPDIALIDTRNAYEVAIGTFEGAIDPGTQSFRDFPAWWAANRERFHNRRIAMFCTGGIRCEKSTSFLRGQGVEEVFHLKGGILGYLDQVPEAESLWRGACFVFDGRVSVEHGLREGPHVLCHACRRPLAPGDLARPDYEEGVRCHKCAGEYSPPRRARFRERHRQVRLAKARGARHLGRSGRPGKTG; from the coding sequence ATGTTTACCGTGGCCGCGCTCTATCGCTTCACCCGGTTCGAGAACCCCGAAATCTTGCGCGCCCCTTTGCTGGAGGCCTGCACGGCCGCCGGGGTATGCGGCACACTCCTGCTTGCCCGGGAAGGGATCAACGGCACGATAGCAGGCCCGCGTGCGGGCGTCGACGCGGTGCTTGGGCATATCCGGTGCCTGCCGGGCTGCGCCGATCTCCGCTGGACAGAGAGCGTTGCGCGGGAACGGCCCTTCGGCCGGATGAAGGTGCGCCTGAAGCGCGAGATCGTGACGATGGGGCAACCGCATGTCGGCCCGGGGGCGTCCGTTGGCCGCTATGTCGAACCGCGCGACTGGAATGCCCTGGTCCGGGCGCCCGACATCGCGCTGATCGATACGCGCAATGCCTACGAGGTCGCGATCGGCACGTTCGAGGGCGCCATCGACCCCGGCACGCAGAGCTTCCGGGATTTTCCGGCCTGGTGGGCGGCGAACCGCGAGCGCTTCCACAACCGGCGGATCGCGATGTTCTGCACCGGCGGCATACGCTGCGAGAAATCGACCAGCTTTCTGCGCGGGCAGGGCGTGGAAGAGGTCTTTCACCTCAAGGGCGGTATCCTCGGCTACCTCGACCAGGTGCCCGAGGCCGAGAGCCTGTGGCGCGGCGCCTGCTTCGTGTTCGACGGCCGGGTCTCTGTCGAACATGGGCTGCGCGAGGGGCCGCATGTCCTCTGCCATGCCTGCCGGCGTCCGCTGGCGCCTGGGGACCTGGCGCGGCCGGACTATGAGGAAGGCGTTCGGTGCCACAAATGCGCCGGGGAGTATTCGCCGCCCCGTCGCGCACGATTCCGCGAGCGGCACCGCCAGGTCCGCCTGGCCAAGGCGCGGGGCGCACGCCACCTCGGCCGGTCTGGACGGCCCGGGAAGACAGGCTAG
- a CDS encoding CHAD domain-containing protein has translation MAYRIKDSDDSLQDAVRRIADEQIARALGEIDDPDLAFNARVHQVRKRCKKLRGLVRLVRPAFDGYADENTAFRDASRRISAVRDADTLIETYDAVTAHFEDQIDRRSFASIRARLTCDATALRADPETARRLKTVRDGMEDARGRVADWSLDADGFDAIAGGLGKTYRQARKRMEEAWQSPTGEALHEWRKRVKYHWYHARLLGGVAPQMMAPHADAADEMSDLLGDHHDLVVLDAPLRGAPGDFGEKTDLDAFRGLMTRRREALARRAFHLGRLLLAERQKALVKRWGGYWTAWCNDEMAPERLRVKA, from the coding sequence ATGGCCTATCGCATCAAGGACAGCGACGACAGCCTGCAGGACGCCGTGCGCAGGATCGCTGACGAACAGATCGCGCGGGCGCTGGGCGAGATCGACGACCCCGACCTGGCGTTCAATGCGCGGGTGCATCAGGTGCGCAAAAGGTGCAAGAAGCTGCGCGGGCTGGTGCGGCTGGTCCGCCCTGCCTTCGACGGTTACGCCGATGAGAACACCGCCTTCCGCGACGCGTCGCGGCGCATCTCGGCCGTCCGCGACGCGGATACCCTGATCGAGACCTATGACGCCGTGACCGCGCATTTCGAGGACCAGATCGATCGCCGGTCCTTCGCTTCGATCCGCGCCCGGCTGACCTGCGACGCGACCGCGCTGCGCGCGGATCCCGAAACCGCCCGGCGCCTCAAGACCGTGCGCGACGGGATGGAGGACGCGCGCGGGCGCGTCGCGGACTGGTCGCTCGACGCCGACGGATTCGACGCCATCGCGGGCGGCTTGGGCAAGACCTACAGGCAGGCCCGCAAGCGGATGGAAGAGGCGTGGCAGAGCCCGACCGGCGAGGCGCTGCACGAATGGCGCAAGCGGGTCAAATACCACTGGTACCACGCGCGGCTGCTGGGCGGGGTGGCGCCGCAGATGATGGCGCCGCACGCGGATGCGGCCGACGAGATGTCGGACCTTCTCGGCGACCACCACGACCTTGTGGTTCTGGACGCACCGCTTCGCGGCGCGCCGGGCGATTTCGGCGAAAAGACCGATCTCGACGCTTTCCGAGGCCTGATGACGCGCCGCCGCGAGGCGTTGGCGCGCAGGGCGTTCCACCTCGGCCGTCTCCTGCTGGCCGAGCGGCAAAAGGCGCTGGTCAAGCGCTGGGGCGGCTACTGGACGGCATGGTGCAACGACGAGATGGCGCCGGAGCGGCTTCGCGTGAAGGCATGA